A single Chanos chanos chromosome 8, fChaCha1.1, whole genome shotgun sequence DNA region contains:
- the ubtd2 gene encoding ubiquitin domain-containing protein 2 — MGGCVGSHHDSSGSLTENSDGTGVALGRNQPLKREKPKWKSDYPMTDGQLRSKRDEFWDTAPAFEGRKEIWDALKAAAQAFESNDHELAQAIIDGASITLPHGVLTECYDELGNRYQLPVYCLSPPVNMIEEKSDLEPLEVPEAPASEGQECQLRLRLSTGRDLRLTVRTTDSVQHMKGRLQAQEGVAAGSQRWFFSGRPLTDKMKLEELKISKDYVVQVIVSQPPAPRLPQDPTPVEN; from the exons ATGGGTGGTTGTGTGGGCAGTCATCATGATTCTTCAGGCAGTTTAACCGAGAATTCTGACGGAACTGGAG tGGCACTGGGGCGTAACCAGcccctgaagagagagaagcccaAATGGAAGAGTGATTACCCAATGACTGACGGTCAGCTGCGGAGCAAGCGGGATGAATTCTGGGACACGGCGCCGGCGTTCGAGGGCCGAAAGGAAATCTGGGACGCTCTCAAGGCTGCAGCGCAGGCCTTCGAAAGCAACGACCACGAGCTCGCTCAAGCCATCATCGACGGGGCCAGCATAACGTTGCCACACG GTGTTCTCACCGAGTGCTACGATGAGCTGGGAAACCGTTACCAACTGCCTGTCTACTGCCTATCCCCGCCCGTCAACATGATCGAGGAAAAGAGCGACCTGGAGCCTTTGGAAGTGCCTGAGGCACCGGCCAGCGAGGGTCAGGAATGCCAGCTCCGGCTTCGGCTCTCCACGGGTCGGGACCTCAGGCTGACCGTTCGCACCACGGACAGCGTCCAGCACATGAAGGGCCGTCTTCAAGCACAGGAGGGCGTGGCGGCTGGCAGCCAGCGCTGGTTCTTCTCCGGCCGGCCGCTCACGGACAAGATGAAGCTGGAGGAACTGAAGATCTCCAAGGACTACGTGGTGCAGGTGATTGTCAGCCAGCCACCCGCACCACGACTGCCTCAGGACCCCACACCAGTGGAGAACTAG